In one window of Longimicrobium sp. DNA:
- a CDS encoding YqaA family protein, with the protein MKDVRWARWTDGRAGPALLFVCAVVEGCLIPAPTEAVFAALAIARPRRAWAPGALAAAGSVLGGVIAWHLGATAFDRYGQPLLARYGLMCELEALGALYRRNAGLALLTSGYTPVPYLLYGIVGGATGVPLGTFVVFSALGRGSKYAVLAGLARIAGPPVRRWLARNPWRMAFAVAAVALVVLGAWIR; encoded by the coding sequence ATGAAGGACGTTCGGTGGGCGCGGTGGACGGACGGACGGGCGGGGCCGGCGCTGCTGTTCGTGTGCGCGGTCGTGGAGGGGTGCCTCATCCCCGCGCCCACGGAGGCCGTGTTCGCGGCGTTGGCCATCGCACGGCCGCGCCGGGCGTGGGCGCCTGGCGCGCTCGCGGCGGCGGGCTCCGTGCTGGGCGGCGTCATCGCGTGGCACCTGGGCGCCACGGCCTTCGACCGCTACGGGCAGCCGCTGCTGGCGCGTTACGGGCTGATGTGCGAGTTGGAGGCGCTCGGCGCGCTGTACCGGCGGAATGCCGGCCTGGCACTGCTCACCTCCGGCTACACGCCCGTGCCGTACCTGCTGTACGGCATCGTCGGCGGCGCCACGGGCGTACCGCTGGGCACCTTCGTCGTGTTCTCTGCCCTGGGGCGGGGATCGAAGTACGCCGTCCTGGCCGGCCTGGCGCGCATCGCGGGGCCGCCGGTGCGGCGCTGGCTCGCGCGCAACCCGTGGCGGATGGCGTTTGCGGTCGCCGCCGTCGCG